The following proteins come from a genomic window of Companilactobacillus pabuli:
- a CDS encoding carbohydrate ABC transporter permease, which produces MLKTSTTDVVPEKNVQAKQRHGFRLNAKDKYFASIFLGPSILILGLFVFYPMFKTLYISMFLTNTLGKTTVYVGFQNYAKLITSPDFISSMWVTFVYVLAVTVLTIALGLLLANLASQKLPGISIFRTLYSVTMGVSVAVAAIFWLFIFNPSTGFFALLSNWLNLPVVNWLTSPTNAMWAVIITTVWMHLGFTFLILLGAIESVPSTLYEAADVEGASSRYQFFHITIPMISPTLFFVSTITIIDAFKSFGLIDLITKGGPTNATNMLVYRIYKDAFYSGNYAKSSAEAIILTIIIAFFTLLQFKFLEKKVNY; this is translated from the coding sequence ATGCTTAAGACTTCCACGACTGACGTTGTTCCAGAAAAAAATGTTCAAGCAAAACAACGTCACGGTTTTCGTTTAAATGCTAAAGATAAATATTTTGCTTCAATCTTTTTAGGTCCATCAATTTTGATTTTGGGACTATTTGTTTTCTATCCAATGTTTAAAACTCTCTATATCAGTATGTTTTTAACTAATACCTTAGGTAAAACAACAGTCTACGTTGGTTTTCAAAACTATGCTAAATTAATTACCTCGCCAGATTTCATCTCTAGTATGTGGGTCACCTTCGTCTATGTGTTAGCAGTGACGGTTTTAACGATAGCTTTAGGATTATTGTTGGCTAACTTGGCTAGTCAAAAATTACCCGGTATCAGTATTTTTAGAACGCTTTACTCAGTAACTATGGGTGTCTCCGTAGCCGTAGCTGCGATATTCTGGTTATTCATTTTTAATCCTTCAACTGGATTCTTTGCTTTATTGAGTAATTGGTTGAATTTGCCAGTTGTTAATTGGCTAACTAGTCCTACTAATGCTATGTGGGCGGTTATCATCACAACAGTTTGGATGCATTTAGGATTTACTTTCCTAATCTTGTTAGGAGCTATCGAATCAGTTCCTAGTACTTTATACGAAGCAGCTGATGTTGAAGGAGCATCTTCCAGATATCAATTTTTCCACATTACTATTCCTATGATTTCACCAACCTTATTCTTTGTTTCAACAATTACGATCATTGATGCATTCAAGAGTTTTGGTTTGATTGATTTAATCACTAAAGGTGGTCCTACTAATGCCACTAATATGTTAGTTTATCGAATTTACAAAGACGCCTTTTATAGCGGAAATTATGCTAAATCTAGTGCAGAAGCAATCATCCTAACAATTATCATTGCTTTCTTCACCTTATTGCAATTTAAATTCTTAGAGAAAAAGGTGAACTACTAA
- a CDS encoding carbohydrate ABC transporter permease, translating into MTQIDERAALKKFFNYLLLIVLAIIILAPFFIGIWTSFLPTMDIAKGNLFSTNISFDNYVAAFTKTPILRYLLNTLVISTITMIAQLIFCSMSAYAFVFLKFKYRKTIFTLFLITMMLPFEAEIIPNFATVKQMGLLDNYAVLIVPFLTSAFGTFMLRQSFMQTPLELKEASDIEGLNHFQFYWNIVLPYNKISMITLGAYSFLGSWNQYLWPMLTTFSNNSRMIQNGLKQLQSEETFNDWGMIQASAAIIVIPTIIVLFIGQHYFKSGMNEGAVK; encoded by the coding sequence ATGACACAAATTGATGAAAGAGCAGCTTTGAAAAAGTTTTTTAATTATTTATTACTGATTGTTTTGGCAATAATAATTTTGGCTCCATTCTTTATTGGAATTTGGACCAGCTTTTTACCAACAATGGATATTGCTAAAGGAAACCTCTTCAGTACGAATATTTCGTTTGATAATTATGTAGCAGCTTTCACTAAGACACCAATCTTACGTTACTTATTGAATACGTTAGTGATTTCAACGATTACAATGATTGCACAATTAATTTTTTGTTCTATGAGTGCCTATGCATTTGTCTTTTTGAAATTCAAATATCGTAAGACCATCTTTACATTGTTCCTAATTACGATGATGTTACCATTTGAAGCTGAAATCATTCCTAACTTTGCAACGGTTAAGCAAATGGGCTTGTTAGATAATTACGCAGTTTTGATCGTGCCATTCTTAACTTCCGCTTTTGGGACTTTCATGCTTCGTCAATCATTCATGCAAACACCGCTTGAATTGAAGGAAGCTTCTGATATTGAAGGTTTGAATCATTTCCAATTTTACTGGAACATTGTTTTGCCTTACAACAAGATCAGCATGATAACTTTAGGAGCATACAGTTTCTTAGGTTCATGGAATCAATATCTCTGGCCAATGTTGACAACATTCAGTAACAATTCTCGAATGATTCAAAACGGTTTGAAACAATTACAATCTGAAGAGACTTTCAACGATTGGGGTATGATTCAAGCCAGTGCAGCGATTATTGTTATTCCAACTATCATCGTCTTGTTTATTGGTCAACATTACTTCAAATCAGGGATGAATGAGGGGGCAGTTAAATAA
- a CDS encoding ABC transporter substrate-binding protein yields the protein MSKYKKLVMPLIAVLGILLVAIFGHSLSVKSADNHDRIPIVFWHEMGGPSEDALEKVVDGFNKSQTKYKVIPKYQGTYDEAIQKILQTHNTSTSPAVFQAFDISTAQMLHSGYTTPVQNFIDEDNYDVSKISSVARAFYANKGKQQAMPFNTSQPVLYYNASLLKKYNITPPPVSPSYSDITRVAKELYEKSHHKVKGMTVQVYGWFLEQALANANAQLANNNDGHTGNPTKVSINNPDTVEFLEWIRENIKSGDFIDYGSGASAGANQTAGFLSDKVGIFIQSSASIGQLTKNNKNELGITYFPHPDNKKANGVAIGGAALWISNDKPKDVQRGAFEFIKYTLKPEVQAQWQKSTGYLALNKDSQKTSILKDLYAKNPESKVPGQQLATAKANYSNSGILMEGMQLTRQLEEIAMETVYNGGDIKKALDTADKNINDNLTQLNRANGYK from the coding sequence ATGTCTAAATATAAGAAATTAGTTATGCCATTGATTGCTGTCTTAGGAATCTTGTTAGTCGCAATTTTTGGACACAGCCTTTCTGTTAAATCAGCCGATAATCATGATCGAATTCCAATTGTTTTTTGGCATGAAATGGGTGGACCTTCAGAAGACGCCTTGGAAAAAGTGGTCGATGGGTTTAACAAGTCACAAACAAAGTACAAGGTTATTCCTAAGTATCAAGGTACTTACGATGAAGCTATCCAAAAGATTTTACAAACACACAATACAAGCACTTCACCAGCAGTTTTCCAAGCTTTTGATATTTCAACTGCTCAAATGCTTCACAGTGGTTATACAACACCAGTACAAAATTTTATTGATGAAGATAATTATGATGTAAGCAAGATTTCTTCAGTAGCTCGTGCCTTTTATGCCAATAAAGGTAAGCAACAAGCTATGCCATTTAACACTTCACAACCAGTTTTGTATTACAATGCTAGTTTATTGAAGAAGTACAATATCACACCACCACCAGTCTCACCTTCATACAGTGACATCACTAGAGTTGCCAAAGAATTGTATGAAAAGTCTCATCACAAGGTTAAAGGTATGACCGTTCAAGTTTACGGTTGGTTCTTGGAACAAGCACTAGCTAATGCCAATGCTCAATTAGCTAACAATAATGATGGACATACTGGTAATCCAACTAAGGTTTCTATCAATAATCCCGACACAGTAGAATTCTTGGAATGGATCAGAGAAAATATCAAATCTGGCGATTTCATTGACTATGGTTCAGGTGCTAGTGCTGGTGCTAATCAAACTGCCGGTTTCTTGTCTGACAAGGTTGGAATCTTCATTCAATCATCTGCAAGTATCGGTCAATTAACTAAGAACAACAAAAATGAATTAGGAATCACATACTTCCCACATCCCGATAACAAAAAAGCCAATGGTGTAGCTATCGGTGGGGCAGCACTTTGGATTTCTAATGACAAGCCAAAAGATGTTCAACGTGGAGCTTTTGAATTCATTAAATATACTTTGAAACCAGAAGTTCAAGCACAGTGGCAAAAATCTACTGGATATTTAGCTTTGAATAAAGATTCACAAAAAACATCTATTCTTAAAGATCTCTATGCTAAGAATCCTGAATCAAAAGTACCGGGTCAACAATTAGCTACTGCCAAAGCTAATTATTCAAACTCTGGTATTTTGATGGAAGGAATGCAATTAACACGTCAACTCGAAGAAATAGCTATGGAAACAGTCTACAATGGTGGCGACATCAAGAAAGCTTTAGATACCGCTGATAAGAATATCAACGATAATTTAACACAGTTGAATCGAGCTAACGGATACAAATAA
- a CDS encoding DMT family transporter encodes MTDKQKGFFYAITGPVLWGFSGSIAQYLFTQENIPTQWIVGVRLLFAGLMLVIWCYFIDSKELFAILKKPRYIFQLLAFGLLGMLPAQYTYFMAIKYGNAPTATVLQFLGPLFIIIYISLRKLQMPRRIDLISIVLALLGTFLLVTHGHINQLMLSPAAVLWGVGAGISQASYTLLPRELLKRFDARIVTGWSMLLGGIVFAPFADLTHVPELNWTAIICIIFIVTGGTMFSYLFYLQSLNYLTPATTGMLSAFEPLTATVLAVTVLNTKVSFAELMGALLILGITFLQALPPNLFNLRRNSK; translated from the coding sequence ATGACTGATAAGCAAAAAGGGTTCTTCTATGCGATTACCGGACCAGTTCTATGGGGATTTTCTGGCAGTATCGCACAATATTTATTCACTCAAGAAAACATCCCCACACAGTGGATTGTCGGTGTCCGCTTGCTCTTTGCCGGATTGATGTTAGTCATTTGGTGTTACTTCATCGACTCCAAAGAATTATTTGCCATTTTGAAAAAGCCACGCTATATTTTCCAATTACTAGCCTTTGGACTACTGGGAATGTTGCCAGCTCAGTATACTTATTTCATGGCTATTAAATATGGCAATGCGCCAACAGCTACGGTTTTACAATTTTTAGGGCCATTATTCATTATTATTTATATCTCACTGCGAAAGCTGCAAATGCCAAGAAGAATCGATTTGATTTCAATCGTCTTAGCACTTTTAGGAACATTCTTACTAGTAACACACGGACACATCAATCAACTGATGCTATCGCCAGCGGCGGTTCTGTGGGGTGTTGGGGCTGGTATCAGTCAAGCTTCTTACACTCTATTGCCACGTGAATTATTAAAACGTTTTGACGCACGAATCGTTACTGGTTGGTCAATGTTACTTGGTGGGATCGTCTTTGCACCATTTGCCGATTTAACTCACGTTCCAGAGTTGAATTGGACAGCTATTATTTGTATCATCTTTATTGTTACTGGTGGTACAATGTTTTCTTACTTGTTCTACTTACAAAGTCTCAATTACTTAACTCCAGCTACTACGGGCATGTTGAGTGCTTTTGAACCATTGACTGCAACGGTCTTAGCAGTAACTGTGTTGAATACGAAAGTTAGTTTTGCGGAATTAATGGGTGCACTGTTGATCCTAGGAATTACTTTCTTACAGGCATTGCCACCTAATTTGTTTAACCTACGTAGAAATTCTAAATAA